The genomic DNA GAGCTCCCTTTGCGGTTACAAAAGGCATCTGGCGCGAACAAGGCACCGGAGCCGGTTAACCAACCGATGAACGACTTCGACCGAGCATTTGCAAGCAACGGAGACGGACTCACGACGCCGCAACCAGCCAAGACGAAGTTCGTAGTCCAGCCGCTCAACGGGGTCATTCCATGGAAACTAGAGAACGACGGCGCACCCGACCTCCATCTCTTAACCAAAGAAGAGGTGGAAGTATGCAACGTGCTGCACGTCCAGCCCAAGCCCTATCTAGTGATCAAGGAGACCCTCCTCAAGGAAGCAATGAAACAGGGAGGaagtttgaaaaagaaggacgCGCGAACAATCTGCAAGGTAAGATTTACCTCCAATTTtacaacaaaaaaagaaaacagaggaGTAGAAAACTCATCAATTCATAGATCGACGCGACCAAAACGGGCCGAATTTACGATTTTATGGTGCACAGCGGCTGGATCAACAAGGCATAGTCCGATTGATGAATGAGTCAACAGTTTTATATCCAGGGTGTCAATGGAACGGAGTTGGGCGTTGCCGGGGGGGGTATAAGTGTAGAGCATACCTACAAAGGCTTGAAGCGGGCTTTATTTTTACCTTTGTCATCGAGAACTAATTCTGAATACACAAACACACATACACCTTGTAGATACACTCAAAACCAGTCCCTAAACTCCATTGCCCATCTACTAGTTTAGTAGTCAATACTAGCCCAACAACTAGTATCAAACcaagcaacaccaaaacTCCACATAAATAATCACAAAAATAACCTTCTCCGCATTTCGGCCCTCGGCAACGCTCCCCCATCAAACTAAACAAGATAAAAACCACGACAACCCATAACCCcaataaaaaaatatataactccccaaaacaacaaaactAAAGAACCCCAAatcccaaaagaaagaaaaaagtcaagaaagataaaaaaagaaaatgacttTCAAAACCCCACCCCCAACCCCCCAACACGCCAAAGTGACCTTCCCAACCCCACACGTCCTACAAGTGACGCTCTCACGACCCAAGGACCTAAACTGCATAAACACAGCGGGTCACAATGAGCTACACGCGCTCTGGGAATGGATGGACGAGGAGCCGAGTATCAGGGTTGGGGTGTTGACGGGGGAAGGGAGGGCGTTTTGTGCCGGGGCGGATCTAAAGGGTATGTCATATCTCGATCCGTCCGTTACGTATCGCAGACTAGCTCCTGATatacatccatccatccatccattcatccatAACGTTCTATTATTATACTTGATGGGTTCTGAAGAGATATATGTACTAATGGAATGGAACAGAATGGAACAACCAAGTGAACAGCGCCGAGGGATCCAAACGACAACAGCCGTCGTCGGGATTCGGGGGTCTTTCCCGACGGAGCGGAAAGAAGCCTATTATTTGCGCGGTGAATGGGATCTGTCtgggtggtggatgtgagaTGATTGTCAATGCGGACATGGTGATTGCGTGTGAGAAGGCATTTTTCGGGTTTCCCGAAGTTCAGCGCGGAGTGGTCGCGATTGCGGGGGCGTTGCCGCGGGTGGTCCGGACGATTGGGCGACAGcgggcgatggagatggtcTTGACGGGGCGGCGGGTGACGGCAGTCGAGGCGGAGAAGTGGGGATTTGTCAATGAGGTGTTGCCCACGCCCGAAGAAGTGGTGACGCGGGCATTGGAGATCGCGGGTCAGATCGCGGCGAATAGTCCCGATGCGGTGATCGTCAGTCGCGAGGGGGTCAAGTTGGGTTGGGAGGGTGTTGGAGCTGAGGAGGGCAGTCGCTGGTTGATCGACGGGTGGCAGAAGAGGTTAAACGAGGGCGAGAATATCAAAGAGGGATTGAGGGCGTTTGTGGAGAAGAGGCAACCAAAGTGGGTGGATAGTAAGTTGTAGATTAACTACAGATGTACATTGACGAAGAACACCTATACACTTTTACAGGAGCACGGATTGTAGATCTTACAGATACCAACTACACCAAGACAAAAGAATACTCTCATAATCATTAATCTCATTAGACTCGTATGCGCTGCACTAAGTCAATACAAATCATCATGTATGCTAATCCGAGATCCCATTGAATGCTTCCATTCGCGCCGTCCATATGTTCGCCGTATCCCATGCAGTTCATGCCCGGCCAGCGG from Aspergillus oryzae RIB40 DNA, chromosome 7 includes the following:
- a CDS encoding enoyl-CoA hydratase/isomerase family protein (enoyl-CoA hydratase/carnithine racemase), translated to MTFKTPPPTPQHAKVTFPTPHVLQVTLSRPKDLNCINTAGHNELHALWEWMDEEPSIRVGVLTGEGRAFCAGADLKEWNNQVNSAEGSKRQQPSSGFGGLSRRSGKKPIICAVNGICLGGGCEMIVNADMVIACEKAFFGFPEVQRGVVAIAGALPRVVRTIGRQRAMEMVLTGRRVTAVEAEKWGFVNEVLPTPEEVVTRALEIAGQIAANSPDAVIVSREGVKLGWEGVGAEEGSRWLIDGWQKRLNEGENIKEGLRAFVEKRQPKWVDNSYALH